The sequence AGTGCTGTCGCCGCATTGCTACTGCCGCCGCCAATACCGCCGCCCATGGGAAGTTGTTTGTGCAAGTAGAGGTTGGCTCCAAGCGTTGTTCCGGAGGTTTGCTGTAATAGCTTCGCGGCTTTTACGACTAGGTTGTCATCATGTGGAACACCGGGAATCTCTGGTGCAAGGTTAATCTCCCCGCTGGTATTAGTGTCCAGTTCGAGCCTATCTCCCACGTCTAGTAGCTGAAAGACTGTTTGAAGCTCGTGGTAGCCATCGGCACGTCGGCCAGTGATATGAAGGAATAGGTTGAGTTTCGCCGGGCACGGCAGGGATATAGCTGGCAAGGGTTTAAAGCTCCCACTTTTTTAGTAATAGCGTGAGGGTGATATTGTCGCGAGAGGCTACCATTTTTGCTGGTAGCGTTAAATGATCTAGTGCTTGGTAGCGCTTGTATTCGATTGTCCAGCCTTCCTGTTGTAGCGATGTTAGCTGATGCTTTTCGTTTTCGTGCTTCGCGTCTATTGCGGCGTTGGGTGAGGGGAGGCCGCGAACCCACCATTTCATTGCGCTCACAGGGAAGGCCCAACCTAAATTCATGGTAAGTAATTCTTCTGCACTGGAGGCCGATTGTTCAGTACCATCCGCAAAGAGTCGAATTTTACCGCGTTGTTTTTCGAGTTTTGCGTTTCCTTGGCCCAATGGCCCGCGAATACGGATTCTGTAATCGTCGCCCCAGTTATACCAGTCAAAGTGTGCGCTGTGAGCGGTTTTGCCGTAACGGATGGCGAGTTTGCCTTCGACTTGCCAGTTCTCCATTTCGAGGGTGGTAAGAGGAGTCGTACGTGCGGTTGTTGCGGGTGTTAGGGTGCACCCGCTCAATACGGTGGTGAGTGTGAGGCAGAGTGCCAGTAGGAAGCGCCGCATTGTCGTCGTTAATCCAGTTGGACTTTAAGTCTGTGTAGGGTTTCGTGGATAACACTGCTTTGAGGGTTAAGTTTAAGCCCTTGTCGCCACACCTTTTTCGCTTCTTGTTCGCCGCCAGTAATCCAGAGGACTTCACCCAGATGAGCGGCAATTTCGTGATCGGGCATGGCGCTCATGGCTTCTCTGAGACGGGTCAAAGCAATTTGGTGGTTGCCTCGTCGGTATTCGATCCAGCCGAGGCTATCAATGACGGCCGGGTCTGTTGGGTTCAGCGTAAAAGCCTTTTGAATGTAGGTGTAGGCTTCGTCTAGCCGATCGGTTCGGTCCGCTAAGGTGTAGCCGAGTGCATTTAGGGCGGCCGTATTGTTGGGCTTGAGCGTAAGAATAAGCTTTAGATCTTGCTCGGCCGCTGCAATGTAATCAATACGGGTGTAGAGCATTGCGCGGGAATAAAGAAGGCGAGTGCTTTCTGGGAACTCCAGCAAGCCATCGCTCAGTACCAGCTCTGCCGCGCTCATTTGCCCAGCGGTCGACATAATCTCTGACTCAAGAACAAACAAGCCTTCTTTGTAATTTCCTTCGGTTTGTACACGCTGCTCGCGAATCAGTTTAAGCGCCTCTATTTCGCGGTTGCTATTGGTGAGTATGGCGGTAGCTCGTGACATGGCGTTGAGGTAGTTTTGGCCGGGTTCCACTTGCTGCAGGTGTGTCAGTGCTTGTGCGGTATCGTCTGTATTTTCGTAAAGGTCGCCCAAGTGGTAGTGTGCGGACGATTCGTAATAGCCGCTATCGAGTAGCGATTGGAAATGCGCTTTTGAGCTGGCGAGGCGTCCGCTCTCCTTTTCTACGATAGCGAGGGAGAATAATATTTCGGGATCGTTGGGTGCTTGTAACAGCAGCGTTTCAAACTGGCGGCGGCTTTCGTTTAAATCGGTTGCCGAAATTATACGCGCATAGCGAGCACGCAGTGTGAAGTTATCTGGGTTGTTGGCAACGAGGGTAGACAGTTTTTTTAGGGCTAGATCTTGTCGGCCCATTTGCTGAAGAATGCGTGTTTCTTGAAACGCCGCGCGCAAGTTGTTGCTGTCGGCGGCTAAGACTTTTTCAATCGCTTTTAGCGCGAGCCTGTTTTGCTGGTCGTGTTGGAGCAAAACGCTGTAGCCGAGTAAGAGTTGTTGATTCTTGGGGTATTCCTGCAAAAGTTGGCGATAATCATTGATGAGGGGGCGAACAGAGGCGACATCTACCTCTGTAGCACGTACAGCGATGGCATCGAATGCTGTAGGCGCGCCGTTGCGAAGAAGGTCTGTGGCGTGCGCCATGGCTGTCTTTAATTGTTTGGCCTCTATAAGCTCAGCTGTTGCGATAAGCTTGGCTTCATTGTTGTGAGGCTCTAAGTCTACCCATAGTTCTGCCATCTCAAGTGCTGGCTGATGCGCTTTGAGTATGCGCGCAATTTGTGTCGCGCGAGCCGTAACATCGGGGTCGCGAGTTGCGATGGATTGCTGAACATAGTTGCTTAGCGCTATATCGTAACGTTTGCGGTCTATCGCCATTTCTGCGACTAAAAGTGCATAGAGAGTATCGCTAGAAAGAGTGCGGTCAGGAACTTTGGTGGGGGATTCAGTGGGCGAGGTTATCGCGTTGGGATCGGTTTTTTGTGGCTTAGAAGAGGCGCAGCCTTGTAATAAGACGGCGCCCAGTAGCGCGCTGCCCACCAATTTTAAAGGTGTGGCTAAAAGGTGTTGTCCAATGAGTGTCGACAGCTTAATCATGGGGTGCGGTAGCTCTTCTATGTTATCGGTGTACGGGTAAACCACGGCCTCTGTGGAGGGGCGAAGCCGTCGAGGGTAAGCGGGGCAGGGGAACTAGGGTTTGATAATACAGTATGGCCATGCAAAGCCGTGACTCAATTAAAGTATCAAAAGATCGCCTCGAACCCGATTCTTACATTACTTAACGCGCTACCGGTTAGCTTGCTTGCGCGAGCGAATCGAGATTGCTTAGTATTGACCTCCGCGACGTGTCTTGGGTTCCCGCCAACTTTAAGCCCATAAATAGGGCGTGTTAGCTCAGTATAACAAGCCGCAAGGCAGATGACCGCTTAGATAACCACTATGTACGTGTGTTTTTATGTTCTCAGACCTTGCCTAAACCGGCGGCAACACAGAAAATGGGCGGCTTTTCCCCGACTCCGTAATTGATAGGCTCTATGACGCTATTTGCTTTAGGCATTAATCACAATACCGCCAGCCTTGATGTGCGTGAGAAAGTCGCGTTTTCTCCGGCTGAATTAGAGCGTGCGTTGCGTAATGCTGGCACTCAGGCGTTTATCAGTGAAGTGGCGATTCTATCAACCTGTAATCGCACTGAGATCTACGGCCAGGCCGAGCTGGATGGCAAACAGCTGTTGGCATGGCTGGCCGATCAAAAAAAGGCGAACGCGGCGGAACTGGAAGGTTGTCATTACTTGTATCAAGGTAGTGATGCGGCTCGTCATATGATGACGGTAGCCAGCGGGTTGGACTCACTTGTGCTGGGCGAACCCCAAATTTTAGGGCAGATGAAATCGTCGTACGCGGTGGCGCGTGAGGCGGGAGCACTAGGCAGTGGTTTGCACGATGCTTTTCAGCGCGTTTTCGCTGTGGCGAAAAGAGTGCGCTCAGAAACTGCGATTGGCGAAAACCCTGTATCAGTTGCTTATGCAGCCGTTTCGTTGGCACAACAGATATTCTCTGATTTGAAACAGGATACCGCACTGTTAATTGGTGCGGGCGAGACCATTGAATTGGTGGCACGACACCTTAAAAATCAAGGAATTAAGCAGTTGGTTGTCGCCAACCGTACATTGGAGAATGCCCGCCATTTGGCTGAAGAGTTAGATGCTCAAGCCATATTGTTGGCCGATATTCCGGCATACCTGCCGGCTGCAGACATCGTGATATCATCCACGGCCAGTCAGCTGCCATTACTGGGTAAGGGTGCAGTGGAGGCCGCGCTTAAAATACGCAAACACAAACCCATGTTTATGGTGGATATTGCCGTACCGCGTGATATTGAGTCTCAAGTGGGTGATTTGGCCGATGTTTATTTATATACGGTTGATGACCTAAAAGATGTGATTGACGAGAACATGAAGTCGCGAGAGCAGGCGGCCGAGATTGCACGCGAAATCATTGAACAGGGTGTTGATCAGTTTAAACATGATCAGCGAGCTCTGTCAGCGGTCGAGGTAATTAAAGGGTTCCGCCAGCAAATGGACGGATTGCGCGAGCAAGAATTGCAAAAGAGCTTAAAAGCGTTGGAGGCGGGAAGTGATCCGTCGCAAGTGTTGAGTGGCTTAGCGCGCAATCTCACGAATAAATTTTTGCACCAGCCAACGTCTGAATTAAAGCGCGCAAGTGTCGATGGCAAGACGCAACTATTACAGGATTTTAAAATTTTATTTGGTTTGTCGGACGACGACTAAACACCATAGCGCACTCCTCTTGAGCGGCGCCTTCACTAAAGATAGAAGTGATCAATGAAAGATTCGATTAAAGAAAAGCTGGATAATTTGGTAGAGCGTTACGATGAAGTGGGCGCATTATTGGGCGATCCCGGTATTATTGGCGATCAAAATAAATTTCGTGATCTAGGCCGAGAATATGCTGAGCTTGAGCCGGTAGTAAAATGTTTTCAGGAATACAGCAGTGTATCTGACAATATTACCGAAGCGCGTAGCTTAATGGATGATAGCGACCCCGATATGCGTGAAATGGGGGTGGAAGAGTTTAAAGCCAACGAAGCGCTACTTGAACCGCTAGAATTACAGTTGCAGAAATTGTTGTTGCCTAAAGATCCGAATGATACCAAAAACGTATTCCTCGAAGTGCGCGCTGGTACAGGTGGAGATGAGGCCGCAATTTTTTCGGGAGATTTATTTCGCATGTATTCTCGTTACGCCGAAAACCGTGGCTGGCGAGTAGAGGTTATCAGTGAGAGTTTGGGCGATCACGG is a genomic window of Teredinibacter purpureus containing:
- a CDS encoding tetratricopeptide repeat protein is translated as MIKLSTLIGQHLLATPLKLVGSALLGAVLLQGCASSKPQKTDPNAITSPTESPTKVPDRTLSSDTLYALLVAEMAIDRKRYDIALSNYVQQSIATRDPDVTARATQIARILKAHQPALEMAELWVDLEPHNNEAKLIATAELIEAKQLKTAMAHATDLLRNGAPTAFDAIAVRATEVDVASVRPLINDYRQLLQEYPKNQQLLLGYSVLLQHDQQNRLALKAIEKVLAADSNNLRAAFQETRILQQMGRQDLALKKLSTLVANNPDNFTLRARYARIISATDLNESRRQFETLLLQAPNDPEILFSLAIVEKESGRLASSKAHFQSLLDSGYYESSAHYHLGDLYENTDDTAQALTHLQQVEPGQNYLNAMSRATAILTNSNREIEALKLIREQRVQTEGNYKEGLFVLESEIMSTAGQMSAAELVLSDGLLEFPESTRLLYSRAMLYTRIDYIAAAEQDLKLILTLKPNNTAALNALGYTLADRTDRLDEAYTYIQKAFTLNPTDPAVIDSLGWIEYRRGNHQIALTRLREAMSAMPDHEIAAHLGEVLWITGGEQEAKKVWRQGLKLNPQSSVIHETLHRLKVQLD
- the lolB gene encoding lipoprotein insertase outer membrane protein LolB — translated: MRRFLLALCLTLTTVLSGCTLTPATTARTTPLTTLEMENWQVEGKLAIRYGKTAHSAHFDWYNWGDDYRIRIRGPLGQGNAKLEKQRGKIRLFADGTEQSASSAEELLTMNLGWAFPVSAMKWWVRGLPSPNAAIDAKHENEKHQLTSLQQEGWTIEYKRYQALDHLTLPAKMVASRDNITLTLLLKKWEL
- the hemA gene encoding glutamyl-tRNA reductase, which translates into the protein MTLFALGINHNTASLDVREKVAFSPAELERALRNAGTQAFISEVAILSTCNRTEIYGQAELDGKQLLAWLADQKKANAAELEGCHYLYQGSDAARHMMTVASGLDSLVLGEPQILGQMKSSYAVAREAGALGSGLHDAFQRVFAVAKRVRSETAIGENPVSVAYAAVSLAQQIFSDLKQDTALLIGAGETIELVARHLKNQGIKQLVVANRTLENARHLAEELDAQAILLADIPAYLPAADIVISSTASQLPLLGKGAVEAALKIRKHKPMFMVDIAVPRDIESQVGDLADVYLYTVDDLKDVIDENMKSREQAAEIAREIIEQGVDQFKHDQRALSAVEVIKGFRQQMDGLREQELQKSLKALEAGSDPSQVLSGLARNLTNKFLHQPTSELKRASVDGKTQLLQDFKILFGLSDDD